The Daucus carota subsp. sativus chromosome 9, DH1 v3.0, whole genome shotgun sequence genome window below encodes:
- the LOC108192221 gene encoding putative wall-associated receptor kinase-like 16, translating to MASPLVYLFLTFLTFFLPTPPQVEASAPSGHLFSKPNCSSTCGNLNIPYPFGTRKGCYLDSLDNSFLITCKGKVPYLGKSGIKVLNILLIDQNIRILRHTTPTCHNKSRNSTDTIASPLRLSNFPVNNTRNKFIVTGCSTFGLISGSTAQNYATGCLSTCGGVDNVMNGSCSGTGCCQTSLPKGVRDFAELGLIFINETASACSSAFVVEEGAYSFSSLDLSTTRRRSYPIMLDWTVGNETCASAKKNKTNYLCVAPGSICIDSVYKPTIGYTCRCPNGFEGNPYLINGCIDIDECKRSNPCDAPAKCQNQHGGVSCVCPPSYKSDGKGGCVKVSHGGPIAHRIAIGISVSLFVLVVGSSWIYRQLANIKHTKQKQKLFMQNGGLTLREELSKDDSLANTVKLFTEEDIRKATNNFDEHGIIGRGGCGTVHKGVISPNNIAVAVKKSKVSEQSQISQFINEMIILSRINHINVVRLIGCCLETQVPLLVYEFMSNGTLSDHIHKKVTGSYLSWECCLRIAAEIAEAIAYLHSAASPPIIHRDIKSTNILLDENFVAKVADFGASKIVPRDHKEIATLVQGTFGYIDPEYFHSGELTEKSDVYSFGVLLAELLTGEHAVSFNRPDEERCLAVYFLASVKHDNGLPSIIHKSFIEDGKNLEQIKQVVVMAARCLKVTGNQRPGMRELAMELERLKTTVAPPWPDQTPARNSNNQISMLSKADSDSSSITEFADLSFEMTRKVGQE from the exons ATGGCCTCTCCTCTTGTTTATTTGTTCCTTACCTTTCTCACCTTTTTCCTACCAACACCACCACAAGTAGAAGCTTCAGCACCATCAGGTCATTTATTCTCAAAACCTAACTGCAGTTCCACATGCGGTAACCTTAACATTCCTTATCCCTTTGGCACACGAAAAGGCTGCTATCTTGACAGCCTGGACAATTCTTTCCTTATAACTTGTAAAGGTAAGGTGCCTTACCTTGGAAAAAGTGGAATTAAGGTGCTTAATATTTTGCTTATTGATCAAAATATTCGTATATTAAGACATACAACTCCCACATGCCACAATAAGTCGAGAAATAGTACAGATACTATTGCTTCACCTCTTCGACTATCAAATTTTCCTGTGAATAATACACGAAACAAATTTATTGTCACGGGATGTTCCACTTTTGGGTTGATTAGTGGTTCTACGGCTCAAAACTACGCTACTGGATGTTTATCAACATGCGGGGGTGTTGATAATGTAATGAATGGCTCATGCTCAGGCACTGGGTGTTGCCAAACTTCACTTCCAAAAGGTGTGAGGGACTTTGCTGAGCTGGgcttaatatttataaatgagaCGGCTTCCGCTTGTAGCTCGGCTTTTGTGGTTGAAGAAGGGGCATATAGCTTTTCCTCCTTGGACTTGAGCACAACTCGGAGAAGGTCATACCCAATTATGCTTGATTGGACTGTTGGAAATGAAACTTGCGCTTCAgcaaagaaaaacaaaacaaactattTATGTGTTGCACCGGGCAGCATTTGTATCGACTCAGTGTACAAGCCAACTATAGGGTATACATGCAGATGCCCAAATGGATTCGAGGGCAACCCTTACTTGATCAATGGTTGCATAG ATATTGATGAATGTAAGAGATCCAATCCGTGTGATGCTCCTGCAAAATGTCAAAACCAACATGGAGGCGTCTCATGTGTTTGTCCACCTAGTTACAAATCAGATGGGAAAGGGGGTTGTGTTAAAGTAAGTCATGGCGGCCCAATTGCACATAGGATCGCAATAG GTATAAGCGTGAGTTTGTTTGTTTTAGTAGTGGGGAGTTCCTGGATATACCGGCAGCTGGCCAATATAAAGCATACGAAACAGAAGCAAAAGTTGTTTATGCAAAATGGCGGCTTAACACTAAGAGAAGAACTCTCCAAAGACGATAGTTTAGCCAACACGGTCAAACTCTTCACTGAAGAAGATATCAGAAAGGCCACCAATAACTTTGATGAACATGGAATTATTGGCCGCGGTGGTTGTGGAACAGTTCATAAAGGAGTCATTTCACCTAATAACATAGCAGTTGCTGTGAAGAAATCCAAAGTCAGCGAACAAAGTCAGATTTCCCAATTCATCAACGAGATGATAATTCTTTCAAGGATCAACCACATTAATGTAGTAAGATTAATAGGTTGTTGCCTGGAAACCCAAGTGCCCTTACTTGTTTATGAATTCATGAGCAATGGCACTCTCTCGGACCATATTCATAAAAAGGTGACTGGCTCATATCTTTCATGGGAATGTTGCCTTCGAATAGCTGCAGAAATTGCAGAAGCAATTGCCTATTTGCATTcggctgcttctccaccaattATTCATCGAGATATAAAAAGCACTAACATACTGCTCGATGAAAATTTTGTTGCAAAAGTGGCTGATTTTGGAGCATCTAAAATTGTTCCTCGAGATCACAAAGAAATTGCGACTTTAGTGCAAGGGACATTCGGGTATATAGACCCCGAGTACTTTCACTCTGGTGAGTTGACGGAGAAGAGTGATGTTTATAGTTTTGGCGTGCTTCTGGCAGAACTACTAACAGGAGAGCATGCCGTGTCATTTAATAGGCCAGATGAAGAGAGGTGCCTTGCAGTGTACTTTCTAGCTTCAGTGAAGCATGATAATGGGTTGCCCAGCATTATTCACAAAAGTTTTATTGAGGATGGAAAGAACCTTGAGCAGATCAAACAAGTGGTTGTGATGGCAGCTAGGTGCCTAAAAGTGACGGGAAACCAAAGGCCAGGTATGAGGGAACTAGCGATGGAGCTAGAGCGTTTAAAAACAACGGTTGCGCCTCCATGGCCAGATCAGACTCCGGCCAGGAACTCGAACAACCAGATCAGTATGCTTTCAAAAGCTGATTCTGATTCTAGTTCAATAACTGAGTTTGCGGACTTGAGTTTCGAAATGACGAGGAAAGTTGGACAGGAATGA